From the genome of Salvia splendens isolate huo1 chromosome 7, SspV2, whole genome shotgun sequence:
tatcaatttttatattaataaaaatttcaatatataatttttatatttaatataaaattgaaagttatttttttagttatatatattataaaattaattaatgaagtgtcgaattataagtaaaaatattgaataatagaaattttatcgggttttcgggtcagcccatcgggttttcgggtctggccctaacgggttgcgggttaatcgggtgcgggctaatcgggttttgattttatcgggctagaaatttccggccctaaccctataaatttggcgggctattcgggccagcccacgggttgcgggttacACTGACATCCCTAATCTATCTGGTTTAAGTTTTCCACATATGATATTTTTGCCCCCAAACTACATGCTAATTAAAGATTCACCTCTTATTAACCATAAAATTACAGAAGGGGTCGTAAGGAGTACTATTCTTGTATTTgacattaaaataaattagatattgTCAGCTAAATAAcaataattatgaaaaatacAGTTCATCAATTTACGATGCTACCCTCGTACACACCCCTCTTTAACTAGTCATAattgaacgcaaataaatgATTTAGGGGCTAATTTACTATCCAAATAAGTAGGTACCAATTTATTAATTGtctgataattatttaataagtaCTCCACTATATATAACTGTAACCATGTTAATTATTAAAACATTGTTGAAATTATGGATTTGGAAGCAAAAAATGTAGGTAACACTTTCAATTTTCCTTCAATATATcatattatttaaaatgaattatatagTCGAATAGATATAGGATGATACGGTGTTGGATGTAAAATGATATAGTATTTGAGAGAAAATGATATAACAAACgtaaaaaatgataaagttTAAACTAGAGAATGATATTACATGGGCTAAAAAATAATGATATTGCTAAACAAAGTAAATGTTAAAATATATATGGACGAGAGATGATATTGTTTTTGTATGGATTGTGATACTGAATAAGAATTTATATTCAAAAATACCGAAAAAATGATAGGACCAAACAAATGGAAAATGATACGTACAGTTTAAACTAGAGAAGAATAATGTATGGGCTGGACAATTAGACTGCATCTGAGAATGATGTTGTTTTGGGAGTACTTATGAATTATGATATTGAATAAGAATTGATATTCAAAAATACAGAAAATGATATTACTAAAGTGAAACCATTATATAGTGTACGCTCAATAATGACACAATACCATATTCTGCAGTTTGCAGATGTCATTACTAAACCAAGATTGAAGAGGCTAGCAGGATTACTGCCTAAGGTCCATTACATGCATATATGTGAATAACAAACCAATTATTTCATGATTCATCAATCACATAAACCTGAAGAAAACCTGAAACCGCcgcaaaaaaaaaagtaatcaaTTGATTTTCATACAAGCTATACAATATTAGGAAGTCAGTAAATAAGAAGAGGTTATCAATCCGGCTAGTCTCACAAGAAGAAGCCACCCCTGAATGCACTAGCTAGCTCGCGTATCGGGCTTGGGATTCAGAATCTCGGTCTCCTGCACTGTCCCCTTTCCAGAGGCGGATAATAGAAAAGCATAGTAATCTGAGGCAAACGAGAATGGCGATGATGATGAGGGCTGATAATACGTACGACTTGGGAGAATGGGGCCGGCAGCCAAACAGGATTCCAAGGCATACCATTATGATATGAAAGAAATGGAGAAGGATAAATTAATCCTCATAATTTATGACTTTGAGGAAATCTATGGAATATTTCTTTCACCTGGTTTTTGGTGGTCACCCAATGTGTGAAGTATGGTAtagttgtgtgtttttttttccaaaGAGTGGAAAAGACAATGGAAAAAGGCAAAAGGGTGCATCACTTCTTTGGCTGTTTTACTTTTACTTCCATGTTGCTTGTTTTATTGCAATAAATAGATTATTCTTTGATTTTATGAGATGTTATGTGTTGTTCTATCTAATATGTTCAAATAATTAAGGTTGTGGTTGATCAAGGTGGATCGTCGATTGTGTCATACTACTACCTATTGTTACAATTCTTTATGAATTTACATACAAATTGAACCTGATATTGTATTTTCTAAATGGGATTGATTCCAGAATCATGATGCACATTCTTGCATATCATAAGGAATCTTCTTTAATTGGGAGAAAGATTTATTCTATTCTCTTTAAATGATATATTTGAATATCCTATACAGATGCAAAGCAATTCTGATGTTTTTAATATCTGAATTTTCATATGCAAGACAATCACAGGTTTCTTTTTCCTGTTTCTTTTCCTTACAAGAAAAGGAAGTGTCTTCTATTATTGTATTTGCATAATAAAATGACGATACACAATTAATTGGacataaatatttattactacAAAAATTCAAATAGAAAGGGAATCTCTGCAAATTATTATTGTAAAATAGTACTAGTGGAGATCTATTAGTTTCAGGCTGTTTCGCAAGCGTTTCTATTTTATACAAATGTTTCATTCTTTTTTCATTATAGTTCCacatttttttgataatttttctcTTGGTGTTAAAAgcagagtatcattttaagtTATGACCAGTGACGGATCCAGAACATATCAACGGGGGCAGAGCTTTAGTAGCACAACACTCTTGTTGCAACTAAAACAATGAATTCTCCTAGGCTAACGATGGTGAAGTGGAATTAAACATATATACAACAATCTATAAACATAACATAACTAATTTATTGACTCATTCATCTCTACTACAACACTAGTGACAAAATCAAAATGAGAAAGATGGATTTAAAGGAGATGATGATCTAGTAATCAGTGGCTTGAATCTTCCTCTCCACCCATGAAGGCGACAAAACAGGGCTAATCTTGCAGGCATTCTCCCCATCCTCCCCTTTCTCCCATGGATAAACCTTCACTCTCCACACCTTCATCGTCTGATCCAAACTAGCACTGTAAACCAGCAGCCCTTTCACAGTCTCATCACTCTCCATCGCGGCCGCCAGACACCTCACCGGCCCGTGATGGCCATCGATCACCGCCAAGCAAGAATGGAACGAATTCCCCTCCTCCCTCTTCCATATCCTTATCGTCGCATCCTCTGAGCCGCTAAGGATCAAATCTTCCACCGCCACCAAACACAGCACCGAGAAATGGTGGCCCTGCAAGAACCCCGCGTGGTTGTACCGCCCCGAGATCCTCTCCTTCTCCCAGAAGTTTATCAGCCCGTCCGACGACCCTGAGTAGAGGAAGCAGTCGTCGCCACATCTGCTCAGCGCGAGCGCGTTGACAGGCGACGGCTGGAACTTGAGAGTCATGGTGAGGATGTGTGGAGTCTCTTTAGAGACACTCCTCCATATCTTCACCGTCCCGTCTGAGGAGCAGGTGAACACGCAGCCGTCGTCCTCGTTGACGACCACCGCGTTCACCTGCCCCTCGTGGGCGGTGAGAGACTCCACGCAGCGTCTCTCGGAGACGCTCCACACCTTCACGGTGTGGTCGTGGGAGCCTGTGTAGAGGATTTTCTCCGCGGCGTTGTAGGCGAGGCAGGAGATGGTGTTCTTGTGGTGGCTCTTGCGGTTGGTGTGGTAGGAGAAGAGGGAGGGGCGGCGCGGGATGGTGGCGAGCTTCTTGGGGCGGAAGTAGTGCATCAGGGAGAGGTCCCAGAGGCGGATGCGGAAGTCGGAGTGGGTGGTGAAGAGGAGGTTGCCGGAGGCGAGGATGGAGCGGACTTGTCCCGTTGAGGCTTTTAAGCAAACAGTTTGTGTGCAGTCGGGTTGCTTCCAGGCGTGGATGCGGGAGCTGGAGGAGCCGGTGAAGATGAAGTCGTTGGTGACGGTGATGGAGAAGATGTCGCCCTCGCTGCGGTGGAGGGAGGCGAGGCAGTGGTAGaggaggggaggggagggggAGGAGGGGAGAGGGGAGCGGGTCCAGGGGGTTTCGGGGCTCATTTTCCAGAGGGGGAGAGAGGCGGCGGAGGCGCAGGAGGTGCGGGCGGAGGAGAGGTGGGAATCGGGGAATTCGGCATTGTTGGCGCCGCCGCCGAAGGAGAATCTTCGTGGGAGGTTTATGTTTTTCCTCTCCTCGTCGACGAACTGCCATACATTCTCGTCGGAGTAGAGCTCCATCGAAGATGATGCTCAAATCTCAATGCTTATGAAACATGcatttgtgttttctttttttgtttttttcaaaTGATGGATTACTTCATTTGCTCATCTAGTGTGGATATAGTTTTCTTTTCATATCATTTGTCCTATTATAAAcgataatttaataaatattattttttaaaaattatatatggaAAACAACTCTCAAGATGGGATGAATGGTTGAAGTACTATTATCATTCATCattctatttttaaataaatactactagtatatccATACACAAAAATAATCTCGACggaatataaaattggtaacGTAAGAAAGATCAAGAGAAAATATGGTTTTCATATTATTAATTGAAAATGAGATCTATCTTATTAGTGTAAAAACTTATCACAAAAAGATAGAGACTAATTTTGATGGACaatcaaaaaatataatatgactATTTTGTGGATTGAGGTAGTATTGTATTTTCATAAaatctatatttatttttattaggagggaacattttttttatccacTAACTTTACCAATATATCAATTTTAGTCCACaacatttgaaaatatcttaTGTGGTTCATTAACTTCGATGTAATGTCGTTTGAACTGCTTTTtcattatttcaaaaaaatttggatgaaaataccctcaagcCCATTAAGGCAATTTCAGTgtatttattctctcttatttattaaagtatttaatttatttctcatattttttttgaaaattgatACATTAGCAAAGTTGgtggaataaaaaaatattccttCTTTTATTAAAGTATTATAACTTGCTAATTCCAATAATGAACTTTGTCTCAAGTTCACTACCCAAGAAGTTGCAAACTCCAGCTCAAATCACTAATGAATAAATCGATTCATTTATATCAATATCATATTTAAACTAACAAATCATTCAGATTTTGTTAGGTTAGGATTTTTGCTACAATAAGAATACTAGTACTTTTCAATGGATAAATAATTAGTCCACTAACATGGTAACAATAGTTGCATCATAAAAACATTTTAGATAGTATTTAAATTAAGAACCAAATCCCTTCAAAACCTACCTTGtactattataatttataagttTTAGCCACTCCATTGAAAATAACTAATTTAGCTTTCATTAACAATTGGTCACAATGTAACTAATTTGCACTTTGAAAATGCACACAATAATGTGTATGATAATACAATATATTAGCGCTCGAAATCGGAGGCTATTAATTTGAAGGGGTTGGGTAGGATAGAAGGTTGGCATTTGAAATCACTTTAGTGGGCAAAAATTAAATGTTATAGTGCAGATTGGGTTTTGTAGGATTTATTAGTATTCAAGTAAGGTTGGTGACTGATACAATTAGTGCATTTATTTGTGAGACGTAAGGCTTTCCATAGTATTAATGAATTTATCTACCTTTCCATGGAAATTATATATGCAAAAGGTTCctaagggtgtccacaatggtggcccttgaaggccaccaaatgtgACCCGGCCACTATTCGTGGCTCTTATGTGGCCCTCCGCAATGGTAAAGTAACaatattaacaaaattaacaagggccaccaaatgtggccctttataaaaaaaatttaatttgttttctttttttattgttatttttaatttaactatgttaaattttagtagactaataatttgggaaataaacataatttaataaagttacgAATTAGAGTCAAATTTTCGTCGTACTATTGATAGGGGAAAATTCTACaacgaaattttttaaaaaacacaacataaaaagataaaaaacgCCACCGCTTCctactcggtggcgtcatcGGAATCACTCGGTGGCGTCATCGGAATCCGGCACATCTTCTTCACCACCTTCTCGCCCGCCGCCACCGCCCCCACTGCTGCTAGCTTCGCCCGTCTCCGACCCATCGGAGAAGCCCAACTTCGACCTCAATCTAAGAATGAGGTCGTAGTACATCTTTGGCATGATAGGGTCTGTCGACTTCTCGTACAAGGACAAGTTATCCGCAAGTTGCTTCATCATCTGCACCTCCAGTGTTTGAGCCAACGCCGCGGTCGGTGAAGGGCGCGGTGCCGCCGCGCTCGCCCGAGAGACTTGGGAAGCGGTTCTAGCTTCCTGGATGGCGGCTTGCTGGCCCTGCGGGCGCTGGCGCCTCGACATTGTCGAGGGGGGCTCATCCCTCACATCGTCATTCAGGTCGAATGCACGTGAGTCGCTACCACTGTTGTAGGTTCCGTCGGCCCCGAGTCTCCGTATCCTGGGGAATCACtatctccaccttgcattttttgtaggGATTGGAAGTGTAATGAAGGGATTGAAAGTATAGAAAGAagtgaaaaaaatggaaatggaagttcatatttataaaaaaatttcgaaaaaaataaaaataaaaattcggcAGCCCAGCCGCGAAACGCGGCCCGCTGCagtgaaggccgcggccgcggctcgCCCTCGGCTCTCGGCCCTGCGCCCCGCCTCTCGgctctctgcaatggggggccgcgcaccgagccgcgggccgcggctcccccattgtggacactctaaaaaaatttctttatgGAATTTAAAGTTTGTATCTAGTTTTTTCGTTGTAACTTATTAAGTTATGCATAGATATTTCGACATTTTAATGAACAATGATATATACATGGATAGGACTAGGTGATTTAATATCTAGGTTTATAACGGTTATAGACATAGATAGGTCTAGATGATTTAATTGCTATAGGTTTTATAAGGTAATACGTgtgattattttatattatgttAATTGATTGAAGGAATTGTCATGTTTTCCTCCTCTGATCCCCCCAATGTGTTCACCTACAATTAGGGGTGATCATTACGACCTGAAACCCAATGAATCAACTTAAATCAAATCGAACCAATTGGTTTTAGATTGGTCTGATCAATTTTGATTGCATGGCTAATTATAGTTTATTTAATTGATGGTGACAAGTTCAAAGATCATGAGCTCGAAGTGAATGATGAAGTGGAAGTTCCAAAGATTATGAATGTAGAAAAAAGAATGTTATGCAAGTGTTTAGATTTAAGAAGACACACTGGTTGTATTAGACTACACTTATATTGAATAATTagttgttaattttattttgtgtaatcttgactttgattttaatttttgccTTGTGATTCAcatctttaattttttgaaatgcTAACTAATTTCCAATCCTAATCTCAAGTTTGTATGTTAAAATTATCACAAAGATATTAGTAAATCAACATAAGACTGTAGATATTGTGTTAATATTTAAAGTTACATGTTTTATAGATACAATTATATCTTTATGTTGATATTATTGATATACTATATTGAAGTTCATAGTTCTGGATTAGAAATTAGTTAACATTTGATCACATTATTATAAATGTAtgattcataaaataaaaaatacacatgTTAATTCTTTTGGGCACCTCTTATTCCAACTAGCTTGAACGGGGTTGTACATAAAAATTTCTTGTCCAACAGAATTTAAATACAATTACTCCACAAATCAAGTAAGATTAGCCCAAAATATGATGAATTGATCCCCAtacctctttaatttaattCTCTGCTCAAAATAGAAGCTAACAACTTTGCTTTCATGTTGTAGTTTTCAGTTTATATTCTTAGGGATTTAGTCCTATATCAATATTTGATAAGGAAATTTTTTAATCTTGTTCTACATATAATCTTAAATGCTAAACCTAACACTTTTTTTCCAATAAATGGTGCTCCATTTGTGGTTGAGGGTGCATTTATTAACCAAATCCTGTCTCTGCAAGATGAGGTTTGAGGTAGTTAAAACTCAATACCAATTGgaattcaaattaattactaTGCTTTGATATTGAAATTTTATCCCCTAATTTTTTTGTCTCAATAGTGTTTTCCATTTTGTATAGTATTACCATTCTCTATATATTATACATTGATGCATTATAATATTGTCGTAGACGGTTTACATCAaaagaatatgaaataaatttagACTTATAAATAATTTGGtttccaaatatttttttatagagaACAATACTGACAAAGTACATTTTTTGTGAAATCTGAGTCCATATCGTGAACTCTTGAGACGATTAACAatcctaaaaatatttttagttcatTGGTGCGCCTATTAATTTACCACTTTACGAAATATATTACGTgcataattatttatctattatgAAAATTAATGGTGAAATTATTTGTATAAATAATACTAAGAGGTAATCCCACTCTATTAACTTTTGTTTTTATACGTATGTGATAATGTGGTATACTATTAAATAACAGAGTTGCCATTCTTAAATTGGGCTCAAACATGTACACAAGCCTACGAAGTGTATGGGCTGTATATGAGAATTGCAAGTTAGTCTAGTTTTATCACTTTATGTAAATAAggggaaaaataaaagtttgggaattgtttatttatgttaataaaattcgtagtactatttattttagctatttttgtgtatttaaagtatcatttaataggagtataatactaaaattaaatattaaacatttctttctttcctttttgattgacaatacaattttttttttctttttttaaaaaacaacgATATCTTTTTGTTTATgtcaaaaatttcattttatttcctcaTAGccatatactccatctgtctttaaaaaatagacaatatttaaaatgacacgtgttttaatgcacaattagtaaaacaagagagagatagaaagaaaaagttattggAGTATTGTAAATGGAGAATGAGACTCAAATCAAATTTCCTTAAATAgaattagtctatttttaagggacatcCTTAAAAATGACAGATATGGTCTATTTTAAGGAACGAAGGAATTAACTTTCAAACTAATCAATCCAATAATGCATATAGTTTTCGAATTTATTAGAGATATTTACGCTTAATATCAcgaaacttttaaaaaatttattttttcttacgAACTTTGAACTTGACATATTATATCACAAACTTATATagaactccctccgtccataaaaaatagtctcattttgtcattttggaatgtccacaaaaaatagtcacaATTCTAGAAATGAGAAGTTTCTCTCTcgtattttatccattttttcttcatagctctcttactttacctacgttttctcattttctcttactttaccaatttttcattaaaaccgTGCCGTTcacaaataagactattttttgtggaggGAGGcagtagttttttaatttttcccaTCAGCGACAAAATTCAACTACATTAAAATGAGATAGATAACCATATTTGTTTTTTACGTACTTTGTATTCATATCACTATCATTTTTATGTGGTATTCATATCTTATTTGATGTAATAAAATGAATCGTTGTCGAATTTTGTCGTCAGTGGGAATTAAATCACTATTTAAGTTTGTAATATTGCCAAGTTCAAAGTTTGTAAACAAAacaaatttttagaaaaaatttgtgatattaGGCGCCATGCCCATTTATTATTCtgcaaaaagataaaaaaaagggtAGTTAAACAATAGAGATAGTCCCTGAACTTTGCTATAAAATGATTTACTGCCcctattattaaaatatatcgTCTCACATATTAGAATTTTGATGTAATATCGCTGGCTTGAATTTTGcaatttttgagtttttttttaaccAAAATGCCCTTCTGTCATTAAGAGGCATTTTGTCAAACTAATTAATTACTAATGCAAGAGTTAATAGTGGATACTATTGTAGAGATTATAACAAAAGTTTTTAACGTTTAGAGTTTAGAAAATGATTTTTCCAGACAAAAATATTATGTACTTTTAATTGGAAATTACCGAACTTTCTATCTGATTGAACTGTCAACCAATGAATTAATCTTGTATCAACTTGTCAATGCACATAAATATATAAAGTAGTGAATTTATTTTGTAGGATACAATTAATTGCGGAAAacaaactacacatatataagtATCTCTAAGTTTTTTGTTTAAACACTCGACgtacaatattaaaattatgaatcTAAATTTAATTCGACGTACAATATTAATTATGAATCAAGATTCATTTCTTGTCTATATTTTCCGTTGCATATCATTAAATGACAACATGAATTCTTAACAAAAATGTAACATCAGATATTTTATTTCACTTctcaaaatattataattttcccTAAACATACTAGTATATGATCATCTCAAAACAATACAATATTAATCGTCTCCCCCAATTAATGAGAATACAAGAAATGAACCTGGGCAACTATATAGCCATAATACTTGACAGTTCACAATCATTATTTGTACTCCATAAAATAATTCTTAGATTCTCATCATGACTAGCTGGGCTGAAAACGACAGACGTATTTCAATTATTCATTTATGAGTGAATTAAGAAGGTGATTATATAATCatgaattattaaattttatccATATTAATTAAGCTTTTTCAGACGTGCGGATGCTTGCATAGTGCGGCCACCCTAACTAATCaagaattattaaattttaacagTGAATTATTAAACTTCATTAATTTATGAACTACAGTAAATCCCAATTAACGCCTTATTAATGTTTTTATTCGTTTTGTATGATATTGAGGGAAAATATATGAAATGTCAAAATAACCTTTATTATATGTGTATCTAGGGGTGTATGTATATTAGATAAATTAGAAATACAAAAGTATTTTAATTAGTATTATgccaatattttaaatatataaatatcataatacTGTATagttaaatttaatttcaaaattatactcttcacttaatttttttttcagttcTTTGTCTTCTATATTGAATTTTATCGTGAAGATATTTGATTAATGATGCATagaaaaattattgaaaaaattgaaatatttcaaataatCAATATAGTGGAATTGGAAAAagcaaaaatattactacttctATAGtagtttatttgattttacgATACAATATAA
Proteins encoded in this window:
- the LOC121811436 gene encoding protein JINGUBANG-like is translated as MELYSDENVWQFVDEERKNINLPRRFSFGGGANNAEFPDSHLSSARTSCASAASLPLWKMSPETPWTRSPLPSSPSPPLLYHCLASLHRSEGDIFSITVTNDFIFTGSSSSRIHAWKQPDCTQTVCLKASTGQVRSILASGNLLFTTHSDFRIRLWDLSLMHYFRPKKLATIPRRPSLFSYHTNRKSHHKNTISCLAYNAAEKILYTGSHDHTVKVWSVSERRCVESLTAHEGQVNAVVVNEDDGCVFTCSSDGTVKIWRSVSKETPHILTMTLKFQPSPVNALALSRCGDDCFLYSGSSDGLINFWEKERISGRYNHAGFLQGHHFSVLCLVAVEDLILSGSEDATIRIWKREEGNSFHSCLAVIDGHHGPVRCLAAAMESDETVKGLLVYSASLDQTMKVWRVKVYPWEKGEDGENACKISPVLSPSWVERKIQATDY